Proteins encoded by one window of Polaribacter haliotis:
- the mobC gene encoding plasmid mobilization relaxosome protein MobC, with amino-acid sequence MIKKDKTNPKVKMVFYINLKDKELIKNHCELLQIKPSFFIRNIVLEKLGRPIFEPKKMKIETKQYNSQLNKIGVNLNQIAKKLNSGLQFQVGDQIEVLKSIELLNEHILEIKSQL; translated from the coding sequence ATGATTAAAAAAGATAAGACAAACCCTAAAGTAAAAATGGTTTTCTATATAAATTTAAAAGATAAAGAACTCATAAAAAATCACTGTGAGTTACTACAAATAAAACCATCTTTTTTTATAAGAAATATAGTTTTAGAGAAATTAGGAAGACCAATATTTGAACCTAAAAAAATGAAAATTGAAACAAAACAATACAATTCTCAACTTAATAAAATTGGCGTGAATTTAAATCAGATTGCTAAAAAATTAAATTCTGGATTACAGTTTCAAGTTGGAGATCAAATAGAAGTTTTGAAAAGTATAGAGTTATTAAATGAACATATTTTAGAAATTAAATCTCAATTATAA
- a CDS encoding toprim domain-containing protein — protein MNCKKAKQIDLASYLKKQGFKTGKTYTKDIWFYSPFRNNEKTPSFKIDINKNVWYDFGEGIGGTIIDFIMKYNNCSIKEALIILSENTFPVHQQKKTVINETIPTYSIKKVTELNNQKLLDYVSNRKINLQFAKRFCFQVHYSFSNGNEIFGIGFMNDSGGLEITNIISENFRKICLGKKEITTINNNSKIVSIFESWSDFLSYLTIKKQIPKENFIILNSTSMVSKVTNLLIDYDTIKLFFDNDNAGNKATAYLKMKFKNSIIDNRIHYKNYNDLNEYLTNIKQ, from the coding sequence ATGAATTGTAAAAAAGCAAAACAAATAGACCTAGCTTCATATCTAAAAAAACAAGGATTTAAAACTGGTAAAACTTATACAAAAGATATTTGGTTTTACTCACCTTTTAGAAATAATGAAAAAACGCCATCTTTTAAAATTGATATTAATAAAAATGTTTGGTATGACTTTGGTGAAGGAATCGGAGGAACTATTATAGATTTTATAATGAAATACAATAACTGTTCAATTAAAGAAGCTTTAATAATTTTATCAGAAAATACTTTTCCTGTTCACCAGCAAAAAAAAACTGTTATAAATGAAACTATTCCAACTTATTCTATAAAAAAAGTAACAGAACTTAACAATCAGAAATTATTAGATTATGTTTCTAATCGGAAAATCAATTTACAATTTGCTAAACGATTTTGCTTTCAGGTACACTATTCTTTTTCTAATGGTAACGAAATATTTGGAATTGGATTTATGAATGATTCCGGCGGATTAGAAATCACAAACATTATCAGTGAAAATTTTAGAAAAATTTGCCTGGGGAAAAAGGAAATTACAACAATTAATAACAATTCTAAAATTGTTTCAATCTTCGAATCTTGGTCTGACTTCTTATCGTATTTGACAATTAAAAAACAAATCCCAAAAGAAAATTTCATCATTCTTAACTCTACTTCTATGGTAAGTAAAGTAACCAACTTATTAATCGATTACGATACTATAAAATTATTTTTCGATAATGATAACGCAGGAAATAAAGCTACTGCATATTTAAAAATGAAATTCAAAAACTCAATTATAGATAATCGTATACACTATAAAAATTATAATGATCTAAATGAATACTTAACAAATATAAAACAATAG
- a CDS encoding relaxase/mobilization nuclease domain-containing protein has product MIIQLETIDFCHNALNYCQKGGEFLHANECLGNANQIYQQMKQIEQINERCLKKTFHIKMRIAPEDKGILNNQNWIDISKSYAKKIGFENNLYAVYIHMENTDKEHIHIVASRIKKNNLAVRDNYTHYKNMDFARMVEQKYKLRKVKRRLEAIRKEEDFISQDKRTILLKDKILKAVTFSDNLDDLIFILKNQNIKVKVGRGISFTDENGIKKKGSAIDRKLSLNNIKRMFSYESKEKEQHKNQIITESLKNNSQKFISNKTKNSADNFIDNSDSLISDVDRNKKRKKRKR; this is encoded by the coding sequence ATGATAATTCAACTAGAAACTATTGATTTTTGCCATAATGCTCTTAATTATTGTCAAAAAGGAGGAGAATTTTTGCATGCTAATGAATGTTTAGGAAATGCAAATCAAATTTATCAGCAAATGAAACAAATCGAGCAGATAAATGAAAGGTGTTTAAAAAAAACTTTTCATATTAAAATGAGAATAGCCCCAGAGGATAAAGGAATTTTAAATAATCAAAATTGGATTGACATCTCTAAATCTTACGCAAAAAAAATTGGATTTGAGAATAATTTATATGCTGTATATATACATATGGAAAACACGGACAAAGAACATATACATATTGTTGCTAGTAGAATTAAAAAAAACAATTTAGCTGTAAGAGATAATTACACCCATTATAAAAATATGGATTTTGCAAGAATGGTAGAGCAAAAATATAAATTACGTAAAGTTAAAAGAAGATTAGAAGCTATAAGAAAAGAAGAAGATTTTATTTCTCAAGACAAGCGAACTATATTATTAAAAGACAAAATACTCAAAGCAGTTACATTTTCAGATAACTTAGATGACTTAATTTTTATACTTAAAAATCAAAACATTAAGGTAAAAGTTGGAAGAGGCATTTCATTTACAGATGAAAATGGGATTAAAAAAAAAGGTTCTGCAATAGACAGAAAACTCTCTCTTAATAATATAAAGCGAATGTTTAGCTATGAAAGTAAGGAGAAAGAACAGCATAAGAACCAAATAATAACAGAATCCTTAAAAAATAATAGCCAAAAATTCATTTCAAATAAGACAAAAAACTCCGCAGATAACTTTATTGATAATTCAGATAGCTTAATAAGTGATGTAGATAGAAATAAGAAGCGAAAAAAGAGAAAAAGATAA
- a CDS encoding VapE domain-containing protein, protein MDEQKLYVNIKLSNKTVFDLIDNYLKQRYDIVFNIISHEYLIKFKDSKKWKVLNENSLRIELTKKKIKFKKDDFYTYLGSNYIKQFNPLKEYFKNLNKWDEIDHIKKLISYIPTDDNIFFEYHLKKWLARTVKTALEEDFYNKQCIVFVQVEQNSGKSTLCRFLCPPELKKHIAENISDDRDGLVQLCKNLLINLDEIDKLSAKYINAYKSMFSKTHINIRLPYAKHNSHQTRNCSFIGSTNLINFLKDETGNVRWVCIELIGQIDFNYSKDIDINKVWEQAFHLAYKDEAFNCDLTVNDIKENEKRNANYKQSTIEEDLINQLFEKSDNRDHFMTTTTITMIIKKEYSSVSHIAIGKVLRKLKFKRINSKITGVKGYLIKLRKK, encoded by the coding sequence ATGGATGAACAAAAACTTTATGTGAACATTAAATTATCTAATAAAACGGTATTTGATTTAATTGATAATTATTTAAAACAAAGATATGATATAGTATTTAATATAATATCTCATGAATATCTTATAAAATTTAAAGATTCTAAAAAATGGAAGGTTCTAAATGAAAATTCATTAAGAATTGAACTAACAAAAAAGAAAATCAAATTTAAAAAAGATGATTTTTATACCTATTTAGGCTCTAATTATATAAAACAATTTAACCCTTTAAAAGAGTACTTCAAGAACCTTAATAAATGGGATGAGATTGACCATATTAAAAAACTAATCTCATATATTCCAACTGATGATAATATCTTTTTTGAATATCATTTAAAAAAGTGGCTTGCAAGAACTGTAAAAACTGCATTGGAAGAAGATTTCTACAACAAACAATGTATTGTATTTGTGCAAGTAGAACAAAATTCTGGAAAAAGCACACTATGTAGGTTTTTATGCCCTCCTGAATTGAAAAAACATATAGCAGAAAACATCAGTGATGATAGAGATGGACTAGTCCAACTATGTAAAAATCTTTTAATCAATTTAGATGAAATAGATAAACTTTCGGCAAAATACATAAACGCCTATAAATCTATGTTTTCAAAAACACATATAAACATTAGGTTACCATATGCAAAACACAACTCTCACCAGACCCGGAATTGCTCCTTTATCGGCTCAACTAACCTTATAAATTTTTTAAAAGACGAAACAGGCAATGTTAGATGGGTCTGCATAGAGCTGATAGGTCAGATTGATTTTAATTACTCAAAAGACATTGATATCAATAAAGTTTGGGAGCAAGCTTTTCATCTAGCCTACAAGGATGAAGCATTTAATTGTGATTTAACTGTAAATGACATAAAAGAAAATGAAAAAAGGAATGCAAACTATAAACAGTCAACTATCGAAGAAGATTTAATAAATCAACTATTTGAAAAATCAGATAATAGAGATCATTTCATGACAACCACAACAATAACAATGATAATTAAGAAAGAGTACTCGTCTGTAAGTCACATAGCGATTGGTAAAGTTTTAAGAAAGTTAAAATTTAAAAGAATCAACAGCAAAATCACAGGAGTAAAAGGATACTTAATCAAGTTACGAAAAAAATAA
- a CDS encoding helix-turn-helix domain-containing protein: MNIIKLYERLERIERLLLFKKKVLNIEEASEVTGYKISYLYKLTSLKEIPHSKPNKGSIFFEKEKLESWMLQNEVKCKQDIESEALTYTLQNKRKA, encoded by the coding sequence ATGAATATAATAAAATTATATGAAAGATTGGAAAGGATTGAAAGACTTTTACTCTTTAAAAAGAAAGTTTTAAATATTGAAGAAGCCTCTGAAGTAACTGGATACAAAATAAGCTATTTGTATAAATTAACGAGTTTGAAAGAAATTCCTCATAGTAAGCCTAATAAAGGTAGCATTTTTTTTGAAAAAGAAAAGTTAGAGTCTTGGATGCTTCAAAATGAAGTTAAATGTAAGCAGGATATAGAATCTGAAGCTCTAACCTATACACTTCAAAACAAAAGAAAAGCATAA